From the genome of Amycolatopsis sp. NBC_01488, one region includes:
- a CDS encoding acyl-CoA dehydrogenase family protein, whose amino-acid sequence MDLADSPEEARFRAEVRKWLADALPRLPWPEPPDLEGKLPFWRQWQTLLFDAGYAGLSWPKEYGGQGAGEKLRAIFTEETDRAGAPERLNIIGEDFAGPTIAGFGTEAQKERFLRPILTGVEIWCQLFSEPEAGSDLASLRTKATKVDGGWQIQGQKIWTSRAQLAAHAILLARTGGGPRHKGITYFLLPMDSPGVTVRPLAHMLGEAEFNEVFLDDVFVPDDLVVGEVDGGWRVAMGTLGYERVAIATGRVNTKRAVDDIIADIAGRTGPDGRPLGTDPLIRQRVADLYGRALTHYLIGQRVVTQASEGEPPGPVTSIGKLYFCPLVEDLADFRLSLDPLGGQLGLDEEPDARWLRLAYQARGTAIAGGSTFIQRNIVAERMLGLPRS is encoded by the coding sequence ATGGATCTCGCGGACTCGCCCGAGGAGGCCCGGTTCCGGGCCGAAGTCAGGAAGTGGCTCGCGGACGCGCTGCCGCGCCTGCCCTGGCCGGAGCCGCCGGACCTCGAAGGCAAGCTGCCCTTCTGGCGACAGTGGCAGACGCTCCTGTTCGACGCCGGATATGCCGGGCTGTCGTGGCCGAAGGAGTACGGCGGCCAGGGTGCCGGCGAGAAGCTCCGCGCGATCTTCACCGAAGAGACCGACCGCGCGGGCGCGCCGGAGCGGCTCAACATCATCGGCGAGGACTTCGCCGGCCCGACGATCGCCGGCTTCGGCACGGAGGCGCAGAAGGAGCGGTTCCTGCGTCCGATCCTCACGGGGGTCGAGATCTGGTGTCAGCTGTTCTCCGAACCGGAAGCCGGTTCGGATCTCGCGTCCCTGCGCACGAAAGCCACGAAGGTCGACGGCGGCTGGCAGATCCAGGGGCAGAAGATCTGGACGAGCCGCGCCCAACTCGCCGCGCACGCGATCCTCCTCGCCCGCACCGGCGGCGGCCCGCGCCACAAGGGCATCACGTACTTCCTGCTCCCGATGGACAGTCCCGGCGTCACGGTCCGACCATTGGCCCACATGCTCGGCGAGGCCGAATTCAACGAGGTCTTCCTCGACGACGTGTTCGTGCCGGACGACCTCGTGGTGGGGGAGGTGGACGGCGGCTGGCGCGTCGCGATGGGGACACTGGGCTACGAGCGGGTGGCCATCGCCACCGGCCGCGTCAACACCAAACGCGCGGTCGACGACATCATCGCCGACATCGCCGGCCGGACCGGACCGGACGGCCGTCCACTCGGGACGGACCCGCTGATCCGCCAGCGCGTCGCCGACCTGTACGGCCGGGCGCTCACCCACTACCTGATCGGGCAGCGGGTCGTCACGCAGGCCAGCGAAGGCGAGCCACCGGGGCCGGTGACGTCGATCGGGAAGCTGTACTTCTGCCCGCTGGTCGAGGACCTGGCCGACTTCCGGCTGTCGCTCGACCCGCTGGGCGGCCAGCTCGGCCTCGACGAAGAGCCGGACGCCCGGTGGCTGCGGCTGGCCTACCAGGCGCGCGGCACGGCGATCGCCGGCGGCTCGACCTTCATCCAGCGCAACATCGTCGCCGAGCGGATGCTCGGCCTGCCGAGGAGCTGA
- a CDS encoding TetR/AcrR family transcriptional regulator, translating to MDRERKILDTAAAVFFEKGFHGVGVDELGKRAGLSGPALYRHFSGKDEILASLFNEALDELLSATAPVHDDPAEDLDRLIRHHVGFTLSHRHLVNVYQREDRSLVEPWKRQFDRRRRQYLARWEATVARRFPGASPAEVAAGTQACLGVIFSVAYWPTALANTPSLADLITGYATTGLSTLE from the coding sequence GTGGACAGGGAGCGCAAGATCCTGGATACGGCCGCTGCCGTCTTCTTCGAGAAGGGCTTCCACGGGGTCGGCGTCGACGAACTCGGCAAGCGGGCCGGGCTCAGCGGGCCCGCGCTCTACCGGCACTTCTCCGGCAAGGACGAAATCCTCGCCTCGCTGTTCAACGAAGCGCTCGACGAGCTGCTCAGCGCCACCGCGCCGGTGCACGACGACCCGGCCGAGGACCTGGACCGGCTGATCCGCCACCACGTCGGGTTCACCCTCTCCCACCGGCACCTGGTGAACGTCTACCAGCGCGAGGACCGCTCGCTGGTCGAGCCGTGGAAGCGCCAGTTCGACCGGCGCCGCCGCCAGTACCTCGCCCGCTGGGAAGCCACGGTGGCCCGGCGCTTCCCCGGGGCGAGTCCCGCCGAGGTCGCGGCCGGCACGCAGGCCTGCCTCGGCGTCATCTTCTCGGTCGCCTACTGGCCCACCGCGCTGGCGAATACCCCGTCGCTGGCCGATCTGATCACCGGGTACGCGACGACCGGACTGTCTACTTTGGAGTGA
- a CDS encoding AMP-binding protein, which produces MNRRSEPVRRRLTSLADVAAVESCPPEDLRPADTILGCLSAAAALDPEKPAIVLVEPPDFLAPARIVTYRELVREVELSARLFRACGGVIALMLPMVPEGLTALWGAATSGVAVPLNPFLEPASLHRILNEVGATTLVTTPEIAEGKEDPRDHVPSLRHVFHVGDDFAAAVRAHEDDVQVFDPDPDRMVMAMPTGGTTGTPKLVRMTQRGQLTVAWNVGALMGSERAGVVGHGMPNFHCGGSLSLGLRAMLFGQTLLTLTTAGFRSREVVASFWDIARHYRITSLLATPTTARAILDAGGDAEGHCLADFHVGGSQLPVALATEFHDRFGVWLRENWGMTELHGTITGHYNDGTRPRIGSAGRALPHFRVRAVELDGAGGVVRECAPGERGALVIGGPSVTDGYLDSAQDAALHVRYEGTRWADTGDLGTVDEDGYVWISGRAKDLIIRGGHNIDPGQIEEALSRHPDVSMAAAVGRPAAGKGEVPVAYVELKNGAAARPEALLAFCRAHVQERAAVPVEVVVLERLPVTPVGKVAKPALRRDALRREIRALVAELSGREHDHGVHVEDSGPRPRVIVSLPEGGRGFADLLSSRLAAYEFLSEVRVG; this is translated from the coding sequence GTGAACCGCAGGTCCGAACCGGTGCGGCGCCGGCTGACCTCGCTCGCGGACGTCGCGGCCGTCGAATCGTGCCCACCGGAGGACCTGCGTCCCGCCGACACGATCCTCGGGTGCCTGTCCGCCGCGGCCGCCCTTGACCCGGAGAAGCCGGCCATCGTGCTCGTCGAACCACCGGATTTCCTTGCCCCGGCGCGGATCGTGACCTACCGGGAGCTGGTGCGCGAGGTCGAGCTGTCGGCTCGCCTGTTCCGCGCCTGCGGTGGCGTCATCGCGTTGATGCTGCCGATGGTGCCCGAAGGGCTGACCGCGCTGTGGGGTGCGGCTACGTCGGGCGTCGCCGTGCCGCTCAACCCGTTCCTCGAACCCGCGTCCCTGCACCGGATCCTGAACGAGGTCGGCGCGACGACGCTGGTGACCACCCCGGAGATCGCCGAGGGCAAAGAAGATCCGCGTGACCACGTGCCGAGCCTGCGACACGTGTTCCACGTCGGCGACGACTTCGCCGCCGCCGTCCGCGCGCACGAGGACGACGTCCAGGTCTTCGACCCCGATCCCGACCGGATGGTCATGGCGATGCCGACCGGCGGCACCACCGGCACCCCGAAGCTCGTGCGGATGACCCAGCGCGGGCAGCTCACCGTGGCGTGGAACGTCGGCGCCCTGATGGGTTCGGAGCGCGCCGGCGTCGTCGGGCACGGGATGCCGAACTTCCACTGTGGAGGGTCGCTTTCCCTGGGCCTGCGCGCGATGCTGTTCGGCCAGACCCTGCTCACGCTCACCACGGCGGGGTTCCGTTCGCGCGAGGTCGTGGCGTCCTTCTGGGACATCGCCCGCCACTACCGCATCACCTCCCTGCTGGCCACGCCGACGACGGCGCGAGCCATCCTGGACGCGGGCGGCGACGCCGAAGGGCACTGCTTGGCCGACTTCCACGTCGGCGGCAGCCAGCTGCCGGTCGCGCTCGCCACGGAGTTCCACGACCGCTTCGGCGTGTGGCTGCGGGAAAACTGGGGCATGACCGAACTGCACGGCACGATCACCGGGCACTACAACGACGGCACCCGCCCGCGGATCGGGTCCGCGGGCCGGGCGTTGCCGCACTTCCGCGTCCGTGCGGTCGAACTCGACGGGGCCGGCGGAGTCGTCCGCGAATGCGCGCCCGGCGAGCGTGGCGCGCTGGTCATCGGCGGACCGTCCGTGACCGACGGATACCTCGACAGCGCGCAGGACGCCGCGCTCCACGTCCGCTACGAGGGCACTCGGTGGGCCGATACCGGCGATCTGGGCACCGTCGACGAGGACGGCTATGTCTGGATTTCCGGCCGGGCCAAGGACCTCATCATCCGCGGCGGCCACAACATCGATCCCGGGCAGATCGAGGAGGCGCTGTCCCGCCACCCGGACGTGAGCATGGCGGCGGCGGTCGGGCGGCCCGCCGCAGGCAAAGGCGAGGTGCCGGTGGCCTACGTCGAGCTGAAGAACGGAGCCGCGGCGCGACCGGAAGCGCTGCTGGCCTTCTGCCGCGCGCACGTGCAGGAGCGGGCCGCCGTGCCGGTCGAGGTCGTCGTGCTGGAGCGGCTACCGGTGACGCCGGTCGGCAAGGTCGCCAAACCGGCGCTGCGCCGGGACGCGTTGCGCCGGGAGATCCGGGCGCTGGTCGCCGAGCTGTCGGGCCGCGAGCACGACCACGGCGTGCACGTCGAAGACTCCGGCCCCCGGCCACGCGTGATCGTCTCGCTGCCGGAAGGCGGTCGGGGATTCGCTGACCTGCTGAGCAGCCGGCTGGCGGCCTACGAATTCCTGAGCGAAGTCCGGGTCGGCTGA
- a CDS encoding AMP-binding protein: MTHAISVHDRYAEADIKAFYEAGFWRPEGLSALLDGQAEARGGKVFVSDGTSELTYADLRDQALALAGGLAGLGVGHGDRVAVQLPNWTEFFAVAAAVSRLGAVLVPIMPIYRAEEVGYVLRHSGAKAAVTCREFKGFDHLAMFTALREDCPDLAAIVAVRGDGDVRLDDLYRPGAELGPAPSPDDGFLIVYTSGTTARPKGCFHTLNTVRASAAAIARSVGYGEDDVQFGPSPVTHSTGLATSFLLPLLTGAASHLMEAWDPAEAWQRIAKYGCTAAVTATPFLQMLMGAYDPDRHDAASLRLWVCAGSPIPGSVVRRAGEQFAGCRVLSLYGRSENFLTTMCTLDDAPDRSATSDGSAIAGASVTIVDELGEEVPRGTQGDITYRGPSHMLEYYRDPEQTAALFTADGRSRSGDLGVMDADGYVRVTGRLKDIVIRGGLNISARELEELLVEHPRVAAVAVVGMPDERLGERVCAYVVPAGEPPSLADLTDYLRSKDVATPKLPERLELLDELPMTATGKVRKHVLRDDVRRKVTPK; the protein is encoded by the coding sequence ATGACGCACGCGATCTCCGTTCACGACCGGTACGCCGAGGCCGACATCAAGGCCTTCTACGAGGCCGGGTTCTGGCGTCCGGAAGGCCTTTCCGCCCTGTTGGACGGCCAGGCCGAGGCTCGCGGCGGCAAGGTGTTCGTCTCCGACGGCACGAGTGAACTCACCTACGCCGACCTCCGCGACCAGGCACTGGCTCTGGCCGGCGGGCTGGCCGGGCTCGGCGTCGGCCACGGCGACCGGGTCGCGGTGCAGCTGCCCAACTGGACCGAGTTCTTCGCGGTCGCCGCGGCGGTCAGCCGCCTCGGCGCGGTGCTCGTGCCGATCATGCCGATCTACAGGGCCGAGGAGGTCGGCTACGTCCTGCGGCACTCCGGCGCCAAGGCGGCGGTCACCTGCCGCGAGTTCAAGGGGTTCGACCACCTCGCGATGTTCACCGCGCTGCGGGAGGACTGCCCGGACCTGGCGGCGATCGTGGCGGTCCGCGGTGACGGCGACGTCCGGCTCGACGACCTCTATCGGCCCGGCGCCGAGCTGGGCCCGGCGCCGTCGCCGGACGACGGCTTCCTCATCGTCTACACCTCCGGCACGACCGCGCGGCCGAAGGGGTGTTTCCACACCTTGAACACCGTGCGCGCCAGCGCCGCCGCGATCGCGCGCAGTGTCGGCTACGGCGAGGACGACGTCCAGTTCGGACCGTCCCCCGTCACCCACAGCACCGGGCTCGCGACCAGCTTCCTGCTGCCGCTGCTGACCGGCGCCGCCTCGCACCTGATGGAGGCCTGGGATCCGGCCGAAGCGTGGCAGCGGATCGCGAAGTACGGCTGCACCGCCGCCGTCACCGCGACGCCGTTCCTGCAGATGCTCATGGGCGCCTACGACCCGGACCGGCACGACGCGGCCAGCCTGCGCCTGTGGGTCTGCGCGGGCTCGCCGATCCCGGGCTCCGTCGTCCGGCGCGCGGGGGAGCAGTTCGCCGGCTGCCGGGTCCTGAGCCTCTACGGCCGCTCGGAAAACTTCCTCACCACCATGTGCACGCTCGACGACGCCCCGGACCGGTCGGCGACGTCCGACGGCTCCGCGATCGCCGGGGCGTCGGTGACGATCGTCGACGAACTCGGCGAGGAAGTACCGAGAGGCACCCAAGGTGACATCACGTACCGAGGTCCGAGTCACATGCTGGAGTACTACCGGGACCCGGAGCAGACGGCCGCGTTGTTCACCGCCGACGGCCGGTCGCGCTCGGGCGACCTCGGCGTGATGGACGCCGACGGCTACGTGCGCGTCACCGGGCGGCTCAAGGACATCGTCATCCGCGGCGGGCTCAACATCAGCGCCCGAGAGCTCGAGGAATTGCTCGTCGAGCACCCGCGGGTCGCCGCCGTCGCCGTCGTCGGGATGCCCGACGAACGGCTGGGGGAACGCGTTTGCGCCTATGTCGTCCCGGCCGGTGAGCCGCCGTCGCTCGCCGACTTGACGGACTACCTGCGCTCGAAGGACGTCGCGACCCCGAAGCTGCCCGAACGGCTCGAGCTGCTCGACGAACTGCCGATGACGGCGACCGGGAAGGTGCGCAAGCACGTGCTGCGCGACGACGTCCGGCGGAAGGTCACTCCAAAGTAG
- a CDS encoding enoyl-CoA hydratase/isomerase family protein, whose translation MPELVRYRTDEEGAAWVTLDDPKTRNALSDELLDELLAALETAKADDGVRVVVLESSHERIFSSGGNLKAFADDRPPIAKYAGLDRFPRLFKLIAALGKPVLCAAGGDVLAGAFGLALACDLVVAKESARFGCPEINVGAFPFMISALIFRNVGRLKANELMMLGDTVSASEAAALGVVNKVVPDAEFDETVRAWAHRVAGKSPLLMKLGKDALASTRDLDLGKALDVLQAQLALAFTTEDLVEGVRAFREKREPVWQRR comes from the coding sequence ATGCCGGAACTGGTGCGCTATCGGACCGACGAAGAGGGCGCCGCCTGGGTGACCCTCGACGACCCGAAGACCCGCAACGCGCTGAGCGACGAACTCCTCGACGAACTCCTGGCCGCGCTGGAGACGGCGAAGGCCGACGACGGAGTGCGGGTCGTCGTGCTGGAGTCGTCGCACGAACGGATCTTCTCCTCCGGCGGCAACCTGAAGGCGTTCGCCGACGACCGGCCGCCGATCGCCAAGTACGCCGGGCTGGACCGGTTCCCGCGGCTGTTCAAGCTCATCGCCGCCCTCGGCAAGCCGGTGCTCTGCGCGGCCGGCGGCGACGTCCTCGCCGGGGCGTTCGGGCTCGCGCTCGCCTGCGACCTGGTCGTGGCCAAGGAGTCCGCGCGGTTCGGCTGCCCCGAGATCAACGTCGGCGCGTTCCCGTTCATGATCTCCGCGCTCATCTTCCGCAACGTCGGCCGCCTGAAGGCCAACGAGCTGATGATGCTGGGGGACACGGTCTCCGCCTCGGAAGCGGCAGCGCTCGGAGTCGTCAACAAGGTCGTCCCCGACGCCGAGTTCGACGAGACCGTGCGGGCTTGGGCGCATCGCGTCGCCGGGAAGTCACCCCTGCTGATGAAGCTGGGCAAAGACGCTCTGGCCTCGACGCGCGACCTGGACCTCGGCAAAGCCCTGGATGTGCTGCAAGCCCAGCTGGCCCTCGCGTTCACGACGGAAGACCTGGTCGAGGGCGTGCGGGCGTTCCGGGAGAAGCGCGAACCGGTGTGGCAACGGCGTTGA
- a CDS encoding MaoC/PaaZ C-terminal domain-containing protein — translation MRTPVRVTVGEQVPAREIGPVTQTDVVRFAGAGGDFNPLHHDPAFAEAAGFPGVLAMGQLHAGMLAAWLSDWAGVEHLRELEVRFVAPVFLGDVLRFSGEVTTVDGGRAELELAVTRGGEPVIRARATITRRS, via the coding sequence ATGAGGACACCGGTGCGGGTCACGGTGGGCGAGCAGGTCCCGGCGCGGGAGATCGGGCCGGTGACGCAGACCGACGTCGTCCGGTTCGCGGGCGCGGGCGGAGACTTCAACCCCCTGCACCACGACCCCGCGTTCGCCGAGGCCGCGGGGTTTCCGGGTGTGCTCGCGATGGGTCAGCTGCACGCGGGAATGCTGGCGGCTTGGTTGAGCGACTGGGCGGGCGTGGAACACCTGCGCGAGCTGGAGGTCCGGTTCGTGGCCCCGGTGTTCCTCGGCGACGTCCTGCGGTTCAGCGGCGAAGTGACCACTGTGGACGGTGGACGCGCCGAGCTGGAACTGGCAGTGACCCGCGGCGGCGAGCCCGTGATCCGGGCCCGCGCCACGATCACACGGCGATCTTGA
- a CDS encoding AMP-binding protein, producing the protein MMTVHDRYSAEEIRQYYATGRWRRETLSDLLDAQAAERPDKVFLTDDTESLTFAQLRDSVLRLAIGLRERGIRAGDRVCVQLPNWVELVQAAAALSRLGAIMVPIMPIYRRDEVGFIAQNAGARMVITAETFKAFDYAGMYRSLGLEQVVVVRGGGPAGTTAFESLFADVDPAAAAAELGPAADPDDPFVIVYSSGTTSRPKGCVHTFNTMACGSRLLATAFGYTADDVQFGPSPITHTTGLVTSVFLPLMHGAGSHLMAAWEPRAGAEHIRRFGCTAAVTATTFLQMLMDGYDPAEHDAGSMRLWVAAGAPIPGTFVERARRLLPDCRILSLYGRSENLTTTTCTVDDDPARSVTSDGRALPGSSVKIVDELGAEVPRGTEGDIDYRGPTHMLGYLGNPAETAALYTPDGYSRSGDLGVMDADGYVRVTGRLKDIVIRGGMNISVRQIEDLLADHPAVAAVAVVGMPDVRLGERICCYVVPRPGRSVTLDEIKEFLLGRDLAIQKLPERLEVVEQLPMTATGKIQKHVLRADIAEKLKIAV; encoded by the coding sequence ATGATGACGGTCCACGACCGCTACTCCGCCGAAGAAATCCGGCAGTACTACGCGACCGGCCGCTGGCGCCGGGAAACCCTCTCCGACCTGCTGGACGCCCAGGCCGCCGAACGCCCGGACAAGGTCTTCCTGACCGATGACACCGAATCCCTCACGTTCGCGCAGCTGCGGGACAGCGTCCTGCGGCTCGCGATCGGCCTGCGGGAGCGGGGAATCCGCGCCGGGGACCGCGTCTGCGTCCAGCTGCCGAACTGGGTCGAGCTGGTGCAGGCCGCGGCGGCGTTGTCGCGCCTCGGCGCGATCATGGTGCCGATCATGCCGATCTACCGGCGCGACGAAGTCGGCTTCATCGCGCAGAACGCCGGCGCGCGCATGGTGATCACGGCCGAGACGTTCAAGGCGTTCGACTACGCCGGCATGTACCGCTCGCTCGGCCTCGAGCAGGTCGTCGTGGTGCGCGGCGGCGGACCCGCTGGGACAACGGCGTTCGAGTCGTTGTTCGCCGACGTCGACCCCGCCGCCGCTGCGGCCGAACTCGGCCCGGCCGCGGATCCCGACGACCCCTTCGTCATCGTCTACAGCTCCGGGACGACGTCGCGGCCCAAGGGCTGCGTCCACACGTTCAACACCATGGCCTGCGGTTCGCGGCTGCTGGCGACGGCGTTCGGTTACACCGCCGACGACGTCCAGTTCGGGCCGTCCCCGATCACCCACACGACCGGCCTGGTCACCAGCGTCTTCCTGCCGCTGATGCACGGCGCCGGCTCGCACCTCATGGCCGCGTGGGAACCGCGCGCCGGGGCGGAGCACATCCGCCGGTTCGGCTGCACCGCGGCGGTGACCGCGACGACGTTCCTGCAGATGCTCATGGACGGCTACGACCCGGCCGAGCACGACGCCGGCAGCATGCGGCTCTGGGTGGCCGCCGGCGCGCCGATTCCCGGCACCTTCGTGGAGCGGGCGCGGCGGCTGCTGCCGGACTGCCGGATCCTCAGCCTCTACGGCCGTTCCGAGAACCTGACCACGACGACCTGCACCGTCGACGACGACCCCGCGCGCTCGGTGACGTCCGACGGCCGGGCACTGCCGGGCAGCTCGGTGAAGATCGTCGACGAGCTGGGCGCGGAAGTGCCCCGCGGCACCGAAGGCGACATCGACTACCGCGGACCAACGCACATGCTCGGCTACCTCGGCAACCCCGCCGAGACCGCGGCGCTGTACACGCCCGATGGCTACTCGCGTTCGGGCGACCTCGGGGTGATGGACGCCGACGGCTACGTGCGGGTGACCGGGCGGCTCAAGGACATCGTGATCCGGGGCGGGATGAACATCAGCGTCCGGCAGATCGAGGACCTGCTCGCCGACCACCCCGCCGTCGCGGCGGTCGCGGTCGTGGGCATGCCGGACGTGCGCCTGGGGGAGCGGATCTGCTGCTACGTGGTCCCGCGGCCGGGCCGCTCGGTCACGCTGGACGAGATCAAGGAGTTCCTCCTGGGACGGGACTTGGCGATCCAGAAGCTCCCGGAGCGCCTCGAAGTGGTCGAGCAGCTCCCGATGACGGCGACCGGCAAGATCCAGAAGCACGTGCTGCGCGCGGACATCGCGGAGAAGCTCAAGATCGCCGTGTGA
- a CDS encoding LuxR C-terminal-related transcriptional regulator — protein sequence MTTHGRASELLTRVRNALERAGAPSARASDPESAEVALTAAAGELSERLTAGTADPAGTGALLAEVYALRHELSEFREGERARRRAALDASLARLGAVTDSDELLDRACEAVVEGCGFGRVMLSRVDGSLWRPWKSYAVGDREAERTFREWITAIPEIRLDNMLLETEMVRKRQPALVTDPAHDPRVYRPLLRASALTSYVAAPLLPTGRVIGFLHADHVDSPVTALDRDLLWAFALGFGRLFERAVLLTRLRVQREQVRVAMRTVEAVLDDLASAEIDLTRHAAVAELRPSRTRPRSSAALEALLTGREREVLALMATGATNNRIADELVITSGTVKSHVKRILRKLGAENRAEAISQYLRLTMADPS from the coding sequence GTGACCACTCATGGCCGGGCCTCCGAGCTGCTCACGAGGGTGCGGAACGCCCTGGAGCGAGCCGGGGCCCCGTCGGCCAGAGCGAGCGATCCGGAGTCCGCCGAAGTCGCCCTGACCGCCGCCGCGGGAGAGCTGAGCGAGCGGCTGACGGCGGGAACCGCGGATCCGGCTGGGACCGGCGCGTTGCTGGCGGAGGTCTACGCGCTGCGGCACGAACTGAGCGAGTTCCGCGAGGGCGAGCGGGCGCGGCGCCGGGCGGCACTCGACGCGAGCCTGGCCCGGCTCGGCGCGGTGACGGACTCCGACGAGCTGCTCGACCGGGCGTGCGAGGCGGTCGTCGAGGGCTGCGGGTTCGGCCGGGTGATGCTGTCGCGGGTGGACGGCTCGCTGTGGCGGCCGTGGAAGTCCTACGCGGTCGGCGACCGGGAGGCGGAACGGACGTTCCGCGAGTGGATCACCGCGATCCCGGAGATCCGCCTCGACAACATGCTGCTGGAGACCGAGATGGTCCGCAAACGGCAGCCAGCCCTGGTCACCGACCCGGCGCACGACCCGCGGGTGTACCGGCCGCTCCTGCGTGCGTCGGCGCTCACGTCGTACGTCGCGGCGCCGCTCCTGCCCACCGGGCGCGTCATCGGGTTCCTGCACGCCGATCACGTCGACAGCCCCGTGACCGCGCTCGACCGGGACCTGCTGTGGGCCTTCGCGCTCGGCTTCGGCCGGCTCTTCGAACGGGCCGTGCTCCTGACGCGGCTGCGGGTGCAACGCGAGCAGGTGCGGGTCGCGATGCGGACCGTCGAAGCGGTCCTGGACGACCTGGCGTCCGCCGAGATCGACCTGACCCGGCACGCCGCCGTCGCCGAACTGCGGCCGTCGCGCACGCGGCCGCGCTCGTCGGCCGCGCTCGAGGCACTGCTCACCGGGCGCGAGCGCGAGGTGCTCGCGCTCATGGCGACCGGGGCGACCAACAACCGCATCGCCGACGAGCTCGTCATCACCAGCGGCACGGTGAAGTCGCACGTCAAGCGCATCCTCCGCAAGCTGGGCGCGGAAAACCGGGCGGAGGCGATCTCGCAGTACCTCCGGCTGACCATGGCCGATCCCTCTTGA
- a CDS encoding zinc-binding dehydrogenase, which produces MRAVVLREFGSTGCLRPAEVPSPAGRPGEVVVRLRASALNWHDVLVRQGRYGSPLPHVPGADGAGVLDTGDEVVILPSLGWGAGEAAPASGFEILGDHRPGTYAEAVSVPAENVVPKPRGYSWAEAAALPLVGVTAFRALFTRAGLRSGESLLVLGAGGGVATTAVLLGAAAGATVCVTSSSDAKIEQAREIGATAGVRYTEPDWPTAARELTPGGFDVVLDPVGAWQDSLRALKPGGRLVVLGASRAEQVPLDVRSFYFGQFSLLGTTMGSPRDFAALLAFLAEHDVPPPVVDRTFPLDEAAAAHEYLESGDGFGKVVLTH; this is translated from the coding sequence GTGCGTGCGGTGGTGCTGCGGGAGTTCGGGTCGACGGGGTGCCTGCGGCCGGCGGAGGTGCCCTCTCCGGCCGGGCGGCCGGGCGAGGTGGTCGTCCGGTTGCGGGCGAGTGCGCTGAACTGGCACGACGTCCTGGTCCGGCAAGGTCGCTATGGCTCGCCCCTGCCGCACGTCCCCGGAGCCGACGGTGCGGGAGTGCTGGACACCGGCGACGAAGTCGTGATCCTGCCGTCGCTGGGCTGGGGTGCCGGCGAGGCCGCTCCAGCGTCCGGCTTCGAGATCCTCGGCGACCACCGGCCCGGTACGTACGCCGAGGCGGTCTCGGTGCCGGCGGAGAACGTCGTCCCCAAGCCTCGTGGCTACAGCTGGGCCGAAGCGGCAGCACTGCCGTTGGTCGGCGTGACAGCTTTCCGGGCCTTGTTCACGCGAGCCGGGCTGCGAAGTGGTGAGTCCCTGCTGGTGCTCGGCGCGGGCGGCGGCGTCGCCACGACCGCGGTGCTGCTGGGTGCGGCGGCCGGGGCGACCGTCTGCGTGACGTCGTCTTCGGACGCGAAGATCGAGCAGGCGCGGGAGATCGGTGCCACCGCGGGTGTCCGGTACACCGAACCGGATTGGCCGACCGCGGCCCGCGAACTCACCCCAGGTGGCTTCGACGTCGTCCTCGACCCGGTCGGAGCGTGGCAGGACTCGCTGCGGGCGCTCAAGCCCGGCGGGCGGCTGGTCGTGCTCGGGGCGTCGCGCGCCGAGCAGGTGCCGCTCGACGTGCGGTCGTTCTACTTCGGGCAGTTCAGCCTGCTCGGCACGACCATGGGCAGTCCCCGCGACTTCGCCGCGCTGCTGGCTTTCCTGGCGGAGCACGACGTTCCGCCGCCGGTCGTCGACCGGACGTTCCCGCTCGACGAGGCCGCGGCCGCGCACGAGTACCTCGAAAGCGGTGACGGCTTCGGCAAAGTCGTCCTGACGCACTGA
- a CDS encoding FAS1-like dehydratase domain-containing protein, with translation MTPDFVDEVTFDVEQGKILEFARATFAEDPVHVSQKAAQTAGFPRVPATPTHVVVAGHHRDQRGFVEKVGLAFERVVVGSVKWTYLRPLLAGDRLHGVRRVVGDRRKGALRIVTLETDYVDTAGESVVCVRETLIERGAEA, from the coding sequence GTGACACCGGACTTCGTCGACGAGGTCACCTTCGACGTCGAGCAGGGCAAGATCCTGGAGTTCGCGCGCGCGACCTTCGCCGAGGATCCGGTCCACGTGAGCCAGAAAGCCGCCCAGACCGCGGGGTTCCCCCGCGTCCCCGCGACGCCGACGCACGTCGTGGTCGCCGGGCACCACCGCGACCAGCGTGGCTTCGTCGAGAAGGTGGGCCTGGCGTTCGAACGTGTCGTCGTCGGCTCGGTCAAGTGGACCTACCTTCGCCCGCTGCTCGCCGGCGACCGGCTGCACGGCGTCCGTCGCGTCGTCGGCGACCGGCGCAAGGGCGCGCTGCGGATCGTGACCCTGGAGACCGACTACGTCGACACGGCGGGCGAGAGCGTGGTGTGCGTGCGGGAGACGCTGATCGAGCGAGGAGCGGAAGCATGA